The following are encoded in a window of Thermodesulfobacteriota bacterium genomic DNA:
- the tuf gene encoding elongation factor Tu (EF-Tu; promotes GTP-dependent binding of aminoacyl-tRNA to the A-site of ribosomes during protein biosynthesis; when the tRNA anticodon matches the mRNA codon, GTP hydrolysis results; the inactive EF-Tu-GDP leaves the ribosome and release of GDP is promoted by elongation factor Ts; many prokaryotes have two copies of the gene encoding EF-Tu) yields the protein EMVMPGDNINMDVELIAPVAMEEQLRFAIREGGRTVGAGVVTKITE from the coding sequence GAGATGGTAATGCCGGGAGATAACATAAACATGGACGTAGAGTTAATAGCGCCGGTGGCAATGGAAGAGCAGCTACGTTTTGCTATCCGTGAAGGCGGCAGAACAGTGGGCGCAGGCGTTGTTACTAAAATTACGGAGTAA
- the rpmG gene encoding 50S ribosomal protein L33, translating to MGDNTLIVALECEECKRRNYSTTKNRQTHKDKIELKKYCRWCKGHRLHKETK from the coding sequence ATGGGCGATAACACATTAATCGTAGCTCTAGAGTGTGAAGAATGTAAGAGAAGAAACTACTCTACGACAAAGAATAGGCAGACTCACAAGGACAAAATAGAGCTTAAAAAGTATTGCAGATGGTGTAAAGGCCATAGACTGCATAAAGAAACGAAGTAA
- the secE gene encoding preprotein translocase subunit SecE codes for MSKISELSSETVQFAKDIENEAKRITWPSRQEAIKSTIAVIAISGLFAAFLAGVDYVFSIIVRYILG; via the coding sequence ATGAGTAAGATAAGCGAACTTAGCTCGGAAACAGTACAATTTGCTAAAGACATTGAGAATGAAGCAAAACGTATTACTTGGCCGTCACGACAGGAGGCCATAAAGTCAACAATTGCTGTTATTGCTATCTCAGGATTGTTTGCAGCGTTTTTGGCAGGCGTGGACTATGTGTTCTCAATAATAGTAAGATACATATTGGGTTAA